A single window of Granulicella mallensis MP5ACTX8 DNA harbors:
- a CDS encoding acyltransferase family protein: MKSVRGGMAEGSGVTVGTSEVQRTKPHFVVLDGLRGVAAVGVVTFHFLEMVIWNYSKLWIGHGFLAVDFFFCLSGFVMGYAYDDRLKTMGLLSFLKARLIRLHPLVVLGTVLGLLAFYANPFGITPGYGLGKVALMFVASLLLIPYGVMKERSQNLFSLNAPAWSLFWEYVANVVFALALYRVKRGVLAVLTVVAAVLLCWAGYRAGNLAGGWSARNFWDGGARVAFSFMAGLLVYRMGWRLRTRLGFGALSVLLLLALVMPYAHGGWIREVAVIVVYFQLLVALGAGATVAPKVERLCRFSGDLSYPLYMTHYSVIWIWGDFAEKHKLATGGPALALDVTCGVVTMVAFACLVMVAYDKPVRAYLRSRG; this comes from the coding sequence ATGAAAAGCGTGAGAGGTGGGATGGCAGAAGGTTCCGGAGTAACGGTGGGGACGTCAGAGGTGCAACGGACGAAGCCCCATTTTGTAGTGTTGGATGGGTTACGCGGCGTGGCGGCTGTGGGGGTGGTGACCTTCCACTTTCTGGAAATGGTGATTTGGAACTACAGCAAGCTTTGGATTGGGCATGGCTTTCTGGCGGTGGATTTTTTCTTTTGCCTCTCGGGCTTTGTGATGGGGTATGCGTATGATGACCGCCTGAAAACGATGGGTCTCCTGAGCTTCCTGAAGGCACGGCTGATCCGGCTGCATCCACTGGTGGTGTTAGGGACGGTGCTGGGGCTGCTCGCGTTCTATGCCAATCCGTTTGGGATTACGCCGGGATATGGACTGGGCAAGGTGGCACTAATGTTTGTGGCGTCGCTGCTGCTGATTCCGTATGGGGTGATGAAGGAGCGGAGTCAGAACCTGTTCAGCCTGAATGCTCCGGCGTGGTCCTTATTTTGGGAGTATGTGGCCAACGTGGTGTTTGCTCTGGCGCTGTACCGGGTGAAGCGTGGAGTGCTGGCAGTGCTCACGGTCGTGGCGGCAGTGCTGTTATGTTGGGCGGGGTATCGGGCTGGAAACTTAGCGGGTGGATGGAGTGCGCGGAACTTTTGGGACGGCGGAGCGCGGGTGGCCTTCTCGTTTATGGCAGGGCTGCTGGTGTACCGGATGGGGTGGCGGCTGCGGACGCGGCTGGGCTTTGGCGCGTTGAGTGTCTTGCTATTGCTGGCACTGGTGATGCCTTATGCGCACGGTGGATGGATACGGGAGGTGGCGGTGATTGTGGTGTATTTCCAGCTGCTGGTAGCGCTAGGCGCGGGGGCGACGGTAGCCCCGAAGGTGGAGCGGTTGTGCCGGTTTTCGGGAGACTTGTCGTATCCGTTGTATATGACGCATTACTCGGTGATCTGGATCTGGGGAGACTTTGCCGAGAAGCACAAACTGGCGACGGGCGGGCCGGCGCTGGCGTTAGACGTGACCTGCGGAGTCGTAACGATGGTGGCATTTGCATGCCTGGTCATGGTTGCATACGACAAGCCCGTGCGAGCGTATTTACGCTCCAGGGGTTGA